The following DNA comes from Lates calcarifer isolate ASB-BC8 linkage group LG2, TLL_Latcal_v3, whole genome shotgun sequence.
GGTTACCATAACAATTGCTGCTTCACTGAAGTTCTCACAAATCCTGGCAGCCACTTTTTCTGCTACTTGGTTGGGTCTGCAAGAGAGACAGGACCAAAAATTTAGTCCATCAGAATCCAAGGGAGTTTAGGGCACTCGCTGATTTCCCAAAACAGCAAAGTTTTGATTTGTCTTTGGTTTTCTGTACCTTGAATCCTTTGTGCGTTCATTGGCTTGATAATATCCAGCGATGacataattattttctttacacCAAGTATCGATCTGCAGGTAGAAGCAGGAGTCGTGGAGCCAACAATGGGAGGACAGAAAGACggcagaggtcagagaggatCCATTTTCAacaggagaaaaatgtcatctaaaactgctctgtgtttaaaatgactataatgttcagtttttgtcaaaACTGCTTTAAAGAGCTGTTGTATCAACTTTATCATTTTGAAAACTGTATTCTTTAGTGCTGTTGAAGTGTATGTCTTGATGCTGACAGGTGATTCCAATATTTACTCCACCTTCACTGatataaatacagtacaacTTAATAGCACCATAAACTACAGCCCACCAAATGACCATGAAGGTGAATTTAACTCCCCCATGAACTTTATTCTTACAGGACTGTTGTATCAGACTGTATTAGTTTGGGATAGGTCTATACTGAATTTGAAACTGAGAGTATATTCAACTTGACTGATACCTACCAGTGTTAAAGCTACTTCTAGCATTGGTGCCAGAGCCAGAG
Coding sequences within:
- the emc8 gene encoding ER membrane protein complex subunit 8 isoform X2 → MPIQLTSQAYCKMLLHAAKYPHCAVNGLLVAEKTKEKKKDSHSEPVLCVDCVPLFHGTLALAPMLEVALTLIDTWCKENNYVIAGYYQANERTKDSRPNQVAEKVAARICENFSEAAIVM